Proteins co-encoded in one Brassica oleracea var. oleracea cultivar TO1000 chromosome C4, BOL, whole genome shotgun sequence genomic window:
- the LOC106340314 gene encoding probable inorganic phosphate transporter 1-7, producing the protein MAGDQLNVLNALDVAKTQWYHFTAIVVAGMGFFTDAYDLFCISLVTKLLGRIYYHVDGSVKPGNLPPNVSAVVNGVAFVGTLTGQLFFGWLGDKLGRKKVYGMTLMVMVICSIASGLSFGNKPKTVMTTLCFFRFWLGFGIGGDYPLSATIMSEYANKKTRGAFIAAVFAMQGFGILTGGIFAIIIAAVFEARFPAPAYQVDALMSTVPQADYVWRIILMVGALPAAMTYYSRSKMPETARYTALVAKDAKLAASNMSKVLQVEIEAEHQRVEEISRDQSRQFGLFSKEFMKRHGLHLLGTTSTWFLLDIAFYSQNLFQKDIFSAIGWIPPAQTMNAIQEVFKIARAQTLIALCSTVPGYWFTVAFIDIIGRFAIQMMGFFFMTVFMFALAIPYDHWTHKDNRIGFVAMYSLTFFFANFGPNATTFVVPAEIFPARFRSTCHGISAASGKLGAMVGAFGFLYLAQSPDKNKTEHGYPPGIGVKNSLIVLGVVNLLGMVFTLLVPESKGKSLEEMSGENENNDESNSGSNSNNQNTTVSAA; encoded by the coding sequence ATGGCAGGAGATCAACTCAACGTGCTAAACGCACTCGACGTAGCCAAAACGCAATGGTACCATTTCACCGCGATTGTCGTCGCCGGAATGGGATTCTTCACCGACGCTTACGACCTTTTCTGCATCTCCCTCGTCACTAAGCTTCTTGGGCGCATTTACTACCACGTGGACGGCTCAGTGAAGCCGGGAAACCTACCTCCAAACGTCTCAGCCGTGGTTAACGGCGTTGCGTTTGTTGGCACACTCACGGGCCAGCTCTTCTTCGGCTGGCTAGGTGACAAACTCGGGAGGAAAAAAGTCTACGGCATGACTCTCATGGTCATGGTCATCTGCTCAATAGCTTCAGGTCTCTCCTTTGGTAACAAACCTAAAACCGTGATGACCACGCTATGCTTCTTCCGGTTCTGGCTAGGGTTTGGTATAGGCGGTGACTATCCTTTATCCGCCACGATCATGTCTGAATACGCTAATAAAAAGACACGTGGCGCGTTTATAGCCGCGGTTTTCGCCATGCAAGGGTTTGGTATTTTGACAGGTGGGATCTTTGCGATTATCATAGCTGCGGTTTTCGAGGCTAGGTTTCCTGCTCCGGCCTACCAAGTCGATGCCTTGATGTCCACGGTACCTCAGGCTGATTACGTGTGGAGAATAATACTGATGGTTGGTGCTTTGCCTGCTGCCATGACGTATTACTCAAGGTCGAAGATGCCCGAGACGGCGCGGTACACGGCTCTAGTGGCCAAGGATGCGAAGCTAGCGGCTTCGAACATGTCTAAGGTTTTGCAAGTGGAGATAGAAGCAGAGCATCAACGAGTTGAAGAGATCTCTAGAGATCAGTCTAGACAATTTGGCTTGTTCTCCAAGGAATTCATGAAACGTCATGGTCTTCACTTGCTTGGAACCACGAGCACATGGTTCTTGCTCGACATCGCCTTCTATAGTCAGAATCTTTTCCAGAAAGATATTTTCAGCGCCATTGGGTGGATTCCTCCGGCTCAGACCATGAACGCAATTCAAGAAGTTTTCAAAATCGCGCGTGCACAAACCCTAATCGCCTTGTGTAGCACGGTACCTGGTTACTGGTTCACAGTTGCGTTCATTGACATCATTGGTAGGTTTGCTATACAAATGATGGGTTTCTTCTTCATGACCGTGTTTATGTTCGCTCTCGCCATTCCTTATGATCATTGGACGCACAAGGATAACAGAATAGGGTTCGTGGCTATGTACTCGTTAACATTCTTCTTTGCAAACTTTGGACCTAATGCCACAACCTTTGTGGTGCCTGCTGAGATCTTCCCGGCTAGGTTTAGATCAACATGCCATGGAATCTCAGCGGCTTCTGGAAAGTTAGGAGCAATGGTCGGTGCGTTTGGGTTCTTGTACTTGGCACAAAGTCCTGACAAGAACAAGACAGAACATGGATATCCTCCCGGGATTGGTGTGAAGAACTCGCTCATTGTTTTGGGTGTGGTTAATTTATTGGGGATGGTGTTTACATTGTTGGTTCCTGAATCTAAAGGCAAGTCTCTTGAGGAAATGTCTGGTGAGAATGAGAACAATGATGAAAGCAACAGTGGCAGCAACAGCAACAACCAAAACACCACGGTCTCAGCTGCATAG
- the LOC106336994 gene encoding probable arabinose 5-phosphate isomerase codes for MGSLPPTHLDFSSANHQDISKDNLVSLFKSQQDLLNHFFKHLDLSQTLSFSRLLLSASGTVFFTGVGKSAFVANKVSQTLVSLSFRSSFLSPLDALHGDIGALSPRDILVLFSKSGATEELLRLVPCAKARGAFLVSLTSVPGNPLAGVCDMNVHLPLERELCPFNLAPVTSTAIQMVFGDTIAVALMAARNLTKEEYGANHPAGRIGKSLIFKVKDVMKKKDELPVCKEGDLIMDQLVELTSKGCGCLLVVDEGHRLIGTFTDGDLRRTLKASGEAIFKLTVGEMCNRKPRTIGPETMAVEAMKKMESPPSPVQFLPVVNEDNTLIGIVTLHGLVSAGL; via the exons ATGGGATCTCTACCACCGACACACCTCGACTTCTCCTCCGCAAACCACCAAGACATCTCCAAAGACAACCTCGTAAGCCTCTTCAAATCCCAGCAAGACCTCCTCAACCACTTCTTCAAACACCTCGACCTATCCCAAACCCTCTCCTTCTCCCGCCTCCTCCTCTCCGCCTCCGGCACCGTCTTCTTCACCGGCGTCGGCAAATCCGCCTTCGTCGCCAACAAGGTCTCCCAGACCCTCGTCTCCCTCTCCTTCCGCTCCTCCTTCCTCTCCCCCCTCGACGCCCTCCACGGCGACATCGGCGCCCTCTCCCCCCGCGACATCCTCGTCCTCTTCAGCAAATCCGGCGCCACCGAGGAGCTCCTCCGCCTCGTCCCCTGCGCGAAGGCCAGAGGCGCCTTCTTGGTGTCTCTCACCTCCGTCCCCGGGAACCCCCTGGCCGGAGTCTGCGATATGAATGTGCATTTGCCGCTGGAGAGGGAGCTGTGTCCGTTTAACCTCGCTCCGGTGACGTCCACGGCGATTCAGATGGTGTTTGGGGATACCATCGCGGTTGCTCTCATGGCGGCTAGGAATCTGACCAAGGAGGAGTATGGTGCTAATCATCCCGCCGGTAGGATCGGCAAGAGTTTGATCTTCAAG GTTAAAGATGTTATGAAGAAGAAAGATGAGCTTCCGGTTTGTAAAGAAGGAGACTTGATCATGGATCAGTTGGTTGAGCTGACCAGCAAAGGATGTGGTTGTTTGCTTGTGGTTGATGAGGGTCATCGCTTGATCGGTACGTTCACTGATGGAGATCTTCGCCGGACTCTTAAAGCAAGTGGTGAAGCTATCTTCAAACTCACTGTTGGAGAAATGTGCAACAG GAAGCCGAGGACAATTGGACCTGAAACAATGGCGGTTGAAGCTATGAAGAAAATGGAGTCACCGCCATCGCCTGTACAGTTTCTACCGGTGGTCAATGAAGACAACACTTTGATTGGAATTGTTACATTGCATGGTTTGGTTTCAGCTGGTCTCTGA